The proteins below are encoded in one region of Mycobacteriales bacterium:
- the murI gene encoding glutamate racemase produces the protein MTDRDLPIGVFDSGVGGLTVARAILDQLPDEPVLYVGDTAHGPYGPLPIAEIRRTALAVMDALVEQGVKLLVIACNTASAACLRDARERYDVPVVEVVLPAVRRAVAATRTGRVGVIGTAATIASGAYQDAFAAAPHVQVTAAACPRFVDFVERGRTSGRQVLGLADAYLAPLATADVDTLVLGCTHYPLLTGVIQLSMGEGVTLVSSAEETAKDVYRVLTANDLLRDEESGPPAHRFLATGDPEPFHRLARRFLGPEVGTVDAATVPV, from the coding sequence GTGACCGACCGGGACCTGCCGATCGGGGTCTTCGACTCCGGGGTGGGCGGTCTCACCGTGGCCCGGGCCATCCTGGACCAGCTGCCGGACGAGCCGGTGCTCTACGTCGGCGACACCGCCCACGGGCCGTACGGGCCGCTGCCGATCGCGGAGATCCGCCGGACCGCGCTGGCCGTCATGGACGCGCTGGTCGAGCAGGGCGTGAAGCTACTGGTGATCGCCTGCAACACGGCCAGCGCGGCCTGCCTGCGCGACGCCCGGGAACGGTACGACGTTCCCGTGGTCGAGGTCGTGCTGCCCGCGGTCCGGCGGGCGGTCGCGGCCACCCGGACCGGGCGGGTCGGGGTGATCGGGACGGCCGCGACCATCGCCAGCGGTGCGTACCAGGACGCGTTCGCGGCGGCGCCGCACGTGCAGGTCACCGCGGCCGCCTGCCCCCGGTTCGTGGACTTCGTGGAGCGGGGGCGGACCAGCGGGCGGCAGGTGCTCGGTCTGGCCGACGCGTACCTCGCCCCGCTGGCGACGGCCGACGTGGACACGCTCGTCCTCGGCTGCACGCACTACCCGCTGCTCACCGGCGTGATCCAGCTGTCCATGGGCGAGGGCGTGACGCTGGTCTCCAGCGCCGAGGAGACCGCGAAGGATGTCTACCGGGTGCTGACCGCGAACGACCTGCTCCGGGACGAGGAGTCCGGGCCGCCGGCGCACCGGTTCCTGGCCACCGGCGACCCGGAGCCGTTCCACCGCCTCGCCCGCCGCTTCCTGGGACCGGAGGTGGGCACCGTCGACGCCGCTACGGTGCCGGTGTGA